One window of Candidatus Binatia bacterium genomic DNA carries:
- a CDS encoding GspH/FimT family pseudopilin: MKGGLAAPAARDAGAGFTLVELAIVLVIFGIVSAIAIPGINKFLRSVEMNGEVQQFATTMRVVRQRAITENNNYVLYWDATDRKLKWWDDDNNNGVQDGPEKFGETSAMANWITVTNSSTNPFPSDTVLFVPNGSASVSGSVIYSNPEGYTRSLSVVRPTGMVTVQ; encoded by the coding sequence ATGAAAGGCGGCCTTGCGGCCCCTGCCGCGCGCGACGCCGGCGCCGGCTTCACGCTGGTCGAGCTGGCGATCGTGCTCGTGATCTTCGGCATCGTGTCGGCGATCGCGATTCCAGGCATCAACAAGTTCCTGCGCTCCGTGGAGATGAACGGCGAAGTGCAGCAGTTCGCGACCACGATGCGCGTGGTGCGGCAGCGCGCGATCACGGAGAACAACAACTACGTCCTCTACTGGGACGCGACGGATCGGAAGCTCAAATGGTGGGACGACGACAACAACAACGGGGTCCAGGACGGTCCCGAGAAGTTCGGAGAGACGTCGGCCATGGCGAACTGGATCACGGTGACCAATTCCTCCACCAATCCGTTCCCGTCGGACACGGTCCTGTTCGTGCCCAACGGGAGCGCCAGCGTTTCGGGGAGCGTCATCTACTCGAATCCCGAGGGGTACACCCGGTCCCTCTCCGTCGTTCGGCCCACCGGGATGGTGACGGTCCAGTGA
- a CDS encoding prepilin peptidase, whose protein sequence is MTAHTLFSSAAFLLGLVFGSFLNVVIARLPRGQSIVSPPSSCPRCKARIRPWDNIPVLSFLLLRGRCRSCRKPISWRYPAVELTAGILLGQLAQRAEHPAVLVAQAVFVLALVAVAWIDFDTRTIPDAVTIPGVGVGLAASLFGPPGLTSALIGAAAGGLSLWLVGAVYERATGVPGMGGGDVKLAAMMGAFLGAGGVFGAIFLASFAGSLFGVLLIARGKGDKRSAIPFGTFLAPSAVALLLYGDALFRWYRSLLP, encoded by the coding sequence GTGACCGCGCACACGCTCTTCTCGTCCGCTGCCTTCCTGCTGGGACTGGTGTTCGGATCCTTCCTGAACGTCGTCATCGCGCGCCTTCCGCGCGGCCAGTCGATCGTTTCGCCGCCGTCGTCGTGTCCCCGCTGCAAGGCGCGGATCCGGCCCTGGGACAACATCCCCGTCCTATCGTTCCTCCTTCTTCGGGGCCGGTGCCGTTCCTGCCGGAAGCCGATCTCCTGGCGCTACCCGGCGGTGGAGCTCACGGCGGGGATTCTTCTCGGGCAGCTGGCGCAGCGCGCGGAGCATCCGGCCGTGCTCGTCGCCCAGGCGGTGTTCGTTCTCGCCCTCGTCGCGGTCGCGTGGATCGACTTCGACACGCGCACGATTCCCGACGCCGTGACCATTCCGGGCGTCGGGGTCGGCCTGGCCGCGAGCCTCTTCGGCCCGCCGGGCCTGACCTCCGCCCTGATCGGCGCCGCGGCGGGAGGCTTGAGCCTCTGGCTCGTGGGCGCGGTCTATGAGCGCGCGACCGGGGTGCCCGGCATGGGCGGGGGCGACGTGAAGCTCGCGGCGATGATGGGCGCCTTCCTGGGGGCGGGCGGCGTGTTCGGCGCCATCTTCCTCGCCTCCTTCGCGGGATCGCTGTTCGGGGTGCTCCTGATCGCGCGCGGAAAGGGCGACAAGCGAAGCGCCATACCGTTCGGAACGTTCCTCGCTCCCTCGGCGGTGGCGCTGCTCCTCTATGGAGACGCGCTGTTCCGCTGGTATCGCTCGCTCCTCCCCTGA